GAGATCACCACCGTCAATCTGGATTCGATCAAAGAGGGCACGCGGCAGCTGACCGGCATGATGGAGGACCTGGCGCGGGTCATCCATCTGGAGAAGGGGCAGCTCCCCCTCGAATTCGAGCCGATCGAGGTGCCGGAGTTCATAACCCGATTGCTGAACCGGCTGACTCTGGCCGGAATCGGCTGGCCGGCAGAAAAATCGTTCCCGCCGGACCTGCCGCCGGTCTGGGCCGACGCGGAAAGCCTGGAGCGCATCCTCACCAACCTGATCACGAACGCCTTCATGTATTCCTCAGTTGAAAGCCCGGTCCGGGTTGCGTCCGAGGTCGATGGAGAAAACATGCGGATTTCCATAACTGACCACGGCAAGGGGATCTCGCCGGAGGACCAGCTCTATCTGTTCGAGCGCTTCTTCCGGAGCAGGGATGCCGGACGGAAACGGGGGATCGGACTGGGTCTCTACATCACCCGGAGACTGGTCGAAGCCCATGGTGGAAGCATTTGGGTGACCAGTGAGCCGGGGAAAGGAAGCATGTTTACCTTCAGCATCCCACTGCAGCAAGAAGGGCGTACCCTGTCATAAGCGCGGGCCCGAATTTCGGTGGAGAGATTGACCATCCGATCCCAGAGCGTGCCTGCAAAAGGCTTGCGGACGTCACCGCAAGCCCTTGAATTTTGGCGTCCCCGCTCAGCGAAGGCCTGTCAGGCTGACTATCCATGAGCGGGCTCTCCGGCTGCCCCCCGACCCGCCCGCAGCCGGATGACGAATCCATACCCGAAAACGTTGCCCAGCATCGCACCCCCCACCCAGGTCAAGGAGCCGGCCATGAACACCTCGGGTCCAAGCGCTACCAGCGTCACATAGGCCAGTACGCTGTAAAGGGCAAAGTAGAGATTCTTTGCAGGGGCGACGGTTCGGATTTCGTGGCGAGTCAGAACCAGGCCGCCCAGTGCCGCTCCGAGAATCACGAACAGCATCCCACAGAGGAGATAGAAGACGGCGGGGGATGCTGCAGCGTGAAGACGATGCAGGAAAGCGTTGTGCGCCCCGAAGCCCAGACCGAATTGGGGGCAGAGGGTCAAGGTCACCAGACCGGCGGCCACCTCGACCACCGTCAACTTGCCAAAGACCTTCCAGGAGGCAGGCTGAAGGTCTTTGGCCACAATGTGCAGGACATTCTCATCCATTTCCCTCGACGTGTCAGCCGGGACGCCATCGATGAACCCGGCAAATTCCCTCAGCATCTCATGTTCCGATCCAATTTTACTCATGGCTTCTCCTTTCCCACCATCAGGCTGCGCAGTTTGCGGACCGCCCGGCTGATGATCTGGCGCGAATTGTCCACCGAGATCTGCATCTGGTCGGCAATTTCGGCGAAGGTCAATCCCTGGTTGAACCGCAGTTCCAGGGCTTTGCGCTGACTATCGTTCAGCCTGGAGAGCTCGGCAAAGGCTGCGTCGATGGAGGAGGTATCGGAAACCGGGGCGACGTAGGTTTCTACGGTCTTCTCGGAAACCGTGACGTGCTTCCCATAGGCGTCCCTCTTGCGGATATGGTCGATCAGGGTGTTTCGGGCAAGGGTGAAGAGCCAGGGCAGGAAGGGGATCTCCTGCCGGTATTTGTCACGGCTGCGATGAAGCTTGACGAAAATCGCCTGAAAGACATCCTCCGCCTCGCTGCGATCCTTCAATCTTGCCATCAAAAACCCGAAGACCCGATTTTTGTGCCGCTCATATAAGGCCTCGAACGCCTCCATATCGCCATCGATATAAGCCAGCATGAGTTCCTCGTCGTTCAACGTACCTCACCTTTCCCCTTTTTCTCCTGTAACGAAGGGCAGCAGAAATTTGTGACAGAATTTTTCTTTTATTTTTTTGTCACAAACAGCTCTGGGTTTTCGTTCTGGTATTCAAATGCACAAAAAACCCATTTCCCAAGGAGTACACCATGCAAAAAGTCAGCACCTGCAGTAAAGGATTTCTGTTTTCGGTCTGCCTTGCCCTGGCAATCCTGATCGTTCCGCAGACTGCCATGGCCCATTGCGACACTCTCGACGGACCGGTGGTAGCGGACGCACGGGTCGCCCTTGCCGAGGGGAATGTTACCCCTATCCTGAAGTGGCTTCAAGTCAGAGACGAACAGGAGGTTCGGGAGGCTTTCGCAAGGACCCTTGCGGTGCGCAGGCTCAATCCCGAAGCGCAGAAACTGGCCGACACCTACTTCTTTGAAACCCTTGTACGGCTCCATCGCGCCGGGGAGGGGGCTCCTTACACCGGGCTCAAGGCGGCAGGAACCGTTGAGCCCGTGGTCGCCAAAGCCGACCAGGCCTTGGAACAGGGCGTTGTAGACGGCCTGGCCGGGGCCATTGCCGCCCACACCGAGGAAGGGATTCGCGAGCGCTTCAGGAATGCCCTGCTCACCAGAAAGCATGCACAGGATAGTGTGCGGGCAGGCAGGGAATACGTCGAAGCCTACGTGACTTATGTCCATTATGTCGAAGGGATCGCTCAGGCCGTTCATGGCGCCCCCCATCATGACGAAGCCGCGTCTCCAACAGCGCACCAGCACTGACCGTCGCCATCAATCGATTTTTTGATACTATGGCCTCTTGATGGCCAGAACCGGCTGGGGCGTCCCGGAGGTTCTTCCAGGGAGCAGGGGGTGGACGACCTCGGGGAGATCCCCGTTCAGGGAGACCAGGAAGGCCTTGATGTCCCCGGCCTCCTGGTCCGTCAATGCAGCGCCGAGCTGGGACGATCCCATCACCTCTACCGCCGCCTTCAGATCCCAGACCTGACCGGAGTGGAAGTAGGGAGGAGTCAGATCGATATTGCGCAGGGGAGGTGATCTGAAGACATATTCATCGCTGGCGGTCTTGGTCACCGCGAAGCGGCCTTTGTCCTCCGGCGGTAGGATCTCGGCGCCGGGCTTCTCTACCACCCCGAAGGGAAAGTAGCCCTGCCCTCCTATGTTGATGCCGCTGTGGCAGCCCGCGCAACCTTTATCCATGAACAAAGACAACCCTTGTTTTTCCTGGGCCGAAAGGGCCTCGGGATCTCCCCTGAGGAACTTGTCGAAGGGGGCGTTCGGAGTGATCAGGGTTGCCTCGAAGACCTCGATGGCCCGGGCCATGTTGTCGAAGGTCACAGGCTCTTTCTGATCGGGGAACGCAGCGGCGAAGGCCTTTTCATAGTCCGGCATGCTCTTGAGGGTTTTCACGGCCAGCTCGGGAGTGCTGTTCATTTCGACATTCGCCTGCACCGGGCCCTTCGCCTGCTCTGCCAGGTCCTTGGCCCGGCCGTCCCAGAACTGAGCCACGTTGAAGACGGCATTGTAGACCGTCGGGGCATTGCGCGGCCCCTTCTGCCAGCCGTGCCCGACCGACGTCGCCTGCAGGTCCACCCCTGCCAGGCCGACGTTGTGGCAGGTCTGGCAGCTGATCAGATGGGACTCGGAGAGGCGCGGATCGAAGTAGAGCATCCGGCCCAGGTCGATCTTCTCCGGCGTCGCCGGATTGCCCTCGATGGCGGGCGGATCCTGGGGGATTGGTTTGAACTGCCCCTGGGCCCGCTGCATCAGATCGTCGGCTCCGGCTGCCAGAGTGGCGCCGGCAAGTACCAGGGTAAGGCTGACAAGAATGTTTCGGATCATGATCGCTCCTCCCATTGCAAGGGGTGATTGAGTCGTTGTCGCCGGTCAGGCTCCCGCCGCACTATGATGAGCTGGAGGCGTTGCGCCTTTGCGGCGGGAAGGGATTCCTCCCTGGGAAAGCCGGGCTCCCCCTCGCAACGCCTTCCCGCTTCAGGTCCATTCCGGATAATAAATCGAGAAGGTGGACCCTTTTTCGGGCTCGCTGCAGACGAAGACATGCCCTCCATGGGCTTCGGTCAACAGCCTGACAACGTACAGGCCCAGCCCATAGCCCTCTCCTCCACGCCTTTCGCCGCGGTCGAATCGATTAAACAAGGTGGAGATCTTTATGGGCGGGAGTCCCTTTCCCTGGTCCTGGATGGAGATTCGGACAAATCCAGCAGCCGTTGCCCCGGTTTCGATCACAATCGGGGAATATTCCTCTGAATAATTGACGGCATTGTCGAGCAGATTCGTAATCACTCGCGTCAGCTTGTCAGGGTCGGCATCTATGGGGGGCAAGTCCGGTTGAATTTGAAGTTTAAAACGGTGGAGGTTTTGGGGCGTGCGCGAATCTTGAAGGAGAGAGGGAAGAAACCGGTCCAGATGCACGGGTTTTCGATCCAGCTCGATCGGGTGGCCCTCCAGGCGGGCGACTTCCAGCAGGTCATTGATCATAGCCAGCATGCGGGTGCCGGACTGGCGTATGGATTCGATCGCGGTCCAGACCTCGTCGGGGAGATCATAGCCGCGCAACAGGGTCCCGAGCATCTCGGAATACCCGAGAATGACGGTCAGAGGCGTGCGCAGATCATGGGAAATCGATCGCTGGTAATCCTGCCGCAGGTTCTCGGTTTCACTTAATGCCGAAATGTCCGTGAAGACGCCCACCATCCCCTCCCCTATACCATCCAGCTCGATGGGGCCAATGTTGAGCAGCACCGGAAGTTTGCTTCCGTCGGGGCGCTGAACATACACTTTTTTAGCTGAAATCGTGATGTTTTCCCGGTGCACCTTGGCGAAGGGCTCCTCTTTTCCTGTAAGGGGAATTCCCTCTTCAAAAAGCAACGCCCATTCACTGGTACCGAACTTGCGGTTTGTCAGCTCTTCCCTGCTGACGCCGAAAATCCTGGCGGCGCCGGCATTGGCGTAAGTGAACGTATCGGAGTGCTCGATGGTGACGACACCGTCCAGGATGGTGTCCATGATATCGCTCAGGAGAGGCTGCTCGTTAACCAGGTCGTTGAAGTTCACGGATCTAATTCTCCGGTTTGAATCGCTGCAACTCCTCCAGGTACATTTTCTTGACATTTGCGGCACGGCAAAAAACCGGTATCGGTGACATGAAAACATCTTAACAAAATCAGGGCCGAAGGCAATCAAGACCCGTGACCTGTTCGGAGCGCCTACCGACGCGCAGCCGAGACCGGTGCTATCCAAAGCGCCTTTATGAACGGAAGCTCCGGGTCATAAGAGCTTACGACTGTGTGGCTATTCTATCAAGCAGGCGCTCGGGCGTCGAATGGCTCGAAGAGGACTGACACCTGTAACCGGGCAATGGAACATTTCTTGCTCAACTTGTAAGGTATCCGAACAACCGTGACGGATGCCG
This genomic interval from Desulfuromonas sp. TF contains the following:
- a CDS encoding RNA polymerase sigma factor, which gives rise to MNDEELMLAYIDGDMEAFEALYERHKNRVFGFLMARLKDRSEAEDVFQAIFVKLHRSRDKYRQEIPFLPWLFTLARNTLIDHIRKRDAYGKHVTVSEKTVETYVAPVSDTSSIDAAFAELSRLNDSQRKALELRFNQGLTFAEIADQMQISVDNSRQIISRAVRKLRSLMVGKEKP
- a CDS encoding cytochrome-c peroxidase; its protein translation is MIRNILVSLTLVLAGATLAAGADDLMQRAQGQFKPIPQDPPAIEGNPATPEKIDLGRMLYFDPRLSESHLISCQTCHNVGLAGVDLQATSVGHGWQKGPRNAPTVYNAVFNVAQFWDGRAKDLAEQAKGPVQANVEMNSTPELAVKTLKSMPDYEKAFAAAFPDQKEPVTFDNMARAIEVFEATLITPNAPFDKFLRGDPEALSAQEKQGLSLFMDKGCAGCHSGINIGGQGYFPFGVVEKPGAEILPPEDKGRFAVTKTASDEYVFRSPPLRNIDLTPPYFHSGQVWDLKAAVEVMGSSQLGAALTDQEAGDIKAFLVSLNGDLPEVVHPLLPGRTSGTPQPVLAIKRP
- a CDS encoding PAS domain-containing sensor histidine kinase; this encodes MNFNDLVNEQPLLSDIMDTILDGVVTIEHSDTFTYANAGAARIFGVSREELTNRKFGTSEWALLFEEGIPLTGKEEPFAKVHRENITISAKKVYVQRPDGSKLPVLLNIGPIELDGIGEGMVGVFTDISALSETENLRQDYQRSISHDLRTPLTVILGYSEMLGTLLRGYDLPDEVWTAIESIRQSGTRMLAMINDLLEVARLEGHPIELDRKPVHLDRFLPSLLQDSRTPQNLHRFKLQIQPDLPPIDADPDKLTRVITNLLDNAVNYSEEYSPIVIETGATAAGFVRISIQDQGKGLPPIKISTLFNRFDRGERRGGEGYGLGLYVVRLLTEAHGGHVFVCSEPEKGSTFSIYYPEWT
- a CDS encoding DUF6448 family protein; the protein is MQKVSTCSKGFLFSVCLALAILIVPQTAMAHCDTLDGPVVADARVALAEGNVTPILKWLQVRDEQEVREAFARTLAVRRLNPEAQKLADTYFFETLVRLHRAGEGAPYTGLKAAGTVEPVVAKADQALEQGVVDGLAGAIAAHTEEGIRERFRNALLTRKHAQDSVRAGREYVEAYVTYVHYVEGIAQAVHGAPHHDEAASPTAHQH